In Methanobacterium paludis, the following proteins share a genomic window:
- the hemA gene encoding glutamyl-tRNA reductase, which produces MILNIRVDYKTASISTMERSAQKLEGIFKDLQKHYSVKEHLQIKTCNRTEFYLVLDECKTPDIDCEDFMIETDEDAVKHLLRLASGLESMIIGEDQILGQIKEAQKKSIKEGGCGNVLRTVFTKAVHVGQAVRKKTKINEGSVSIGSAAVKLAESVHGNLKCKKVLVIGAGKMGTLVAKALVEKNLKAIVVANRTHDRAVNLAKELGGFAIRFDKLDEAIKDADVVISATGAPHPILTYEKVKEAIPQENLNKIVMVDIANPRDIDERVAELGVRLFNMDNLRTISDKNKNMREAAACDAEKIIETEFELLKRSLKQLEVEPIISNIRTSAENIRVKDTQKAFRKLGDMKGNEKVVEDLTKVMVEHIFYDIIKNLKHAAENDEQEVINAAEAIFNRN; this is translated from the coding sequence GTGATCCTCAATATCAGAGTCGATTATAAAACAGCAAGCATCAGTACAATGGAAAGATCAGCACAGAAACTTGAAGGTATCTTCAAGGATCTGCAGAAACATTACTCTGTTAAAGAGCATCTCCAGATAAAAACCTGCAACCGGACTGAATTTTACCTAGTTTTAGATGAATGCAAAACCCCAGACATAGATTGCGAGGACTTCATGATTGAAACGGATGAAGATGCAGTGAAACATCTTTTAAGACTTGCATCTGGATTAGAGTCCATGATAATCGGTGAAGATCAGATACTTGGCCAGATAAAAGAAGCTCAAAAAAAGAGCATTAAAGAAGGTGGTTGCGGTAATGTTTTAAGAACCGTATTCACCAAAGCTGTCCACGTTGGTCAGGCCGTACGGAAGAAGACCAAAATAAACGAAGGGTCAGTATCAATCGGTTCTGCAGCAGTTAAACTTGCAGAATCAGTGCATGGAAACCTTAAATGTAAAAAAGTGCTTGTTATAGGTGCGGGTAAAATGGGAACACTCGTTGCAAAGGCTCTGGTCGAGAAAAATCTTAAGGCAATAGTCGTTGCAAACAGAACCCATGACAGGGCAGTGAACCTTGCAAAAGAACTTGGAGGTTTCGCCATACGCTTTGACAAGCTTGATGAAGCAATAAAAGATGCAGATGTTGTTATAAGTGCTACAGGAGCACCTCACCCCATATTAACCTACGAAAAAGTAAAAGAAGCCATACCACAGGAGAATCTTAATAAGATCGTGATGGTTGACATTGCAAACCCACGTGATATAGATGAACGAGTTGCAGAGCTTGGTGTTAGACTATTCAATATGGATAACCTGCGCACCATATCAGATAAAAACAAGAATATGCGTGAAGCTGCAGCCTGTGACGCTGAGAAGATAATTGAAACAGAATTTGAGCTTTTGAAAAGATCCCTGAAACAGCTTGAAGTTGAACCAATCATATCAAATATTAGAACCAGTGCAGAGAATATAAGGGTCAAAGATACCCAAAAAGCATTTAGAAAGCTTGGAGATATGAAGGGGAATGAAAAAGTTGTTGAAGACCTTACAAAGGTCATGGTTGAACACATTTTTTATGATATAATTAAGAATTTAAAACATGCAGCTGAAAATGATGAACAAGAAGTTATAAACGCTGCAGAAGCTATTTTTAACCGCAACTGA
- a CDS encoding precorrin-2 dehydrogenase/sirohydrochlorin ferrochelatase family protein, whose protein sequence is MGWTPLFLEMRDKKVLVVGAGEVGERRAKRFLKAGAHVVILGNTASEEIIDLGASLKSIDNASKWVEWSDLVVIATGDHNLNEEIAHLADYKLVNRADYPQKGNLIVPTSFFIEDVQICVFTGGKSPLMAKQLRKKIQKVIKNEDILQLELQDFTRKLLKDKVKDQKDRRSYLYKILNDKTVEKLLKDGNLNQAKVYVEELLLNLNKEV, encoded by the coding sequence ATGGGTTGGACTCCCCTCTTCCTTGAAATGCGTGACAAAAAGGTTTTAGTAGTAGGCGCAGGGGAAGTAGGGGAAAGACGAGCCAAAAGATTCCTGAAAGCAGGGGCCCATGTTGTGATCCTGGGGAATACTGCTTCAGAGGAAATCATCGATCTGGGAGCATCATTAAAATCAATTGACAATGCATCTAAATGGGTTGAATGGTCAGACCTTGTGGTTATTGCAACAGGAGACCATAATTTAAACGAAGAAATCGCACATCTGGCTGATTATAAGTTAGTTAACCGGGCTGATTACCCACAAAAGGGTAACTTGATCGTGCCCACATCTTTTTTCATAGAAGATGTGCAAATATGCGTATTCACAGGCGGCAAAAGCCCCCTCATGGCAAAACAGTTAAGAAAAAAGATACAAAAAGTAATAAAAAATGAGGATATTTTACAGTTGGAACTTCAAGATTTCACCAGAAAACTTCTCAAGGATAAAGTGAAGGACCAAAAAGATCGCAGATCATATTTATATAAAATTTTAAATGATAAAACAGTTGAAAAACTTCTAAAGGATGGTAACCTCAACCAGGCAAAGGTATATGTTGAGGAGTTATTACTAAATCTAAATAAAGAGGTTTAA
- a CDS encoding methanogenesis marker 9 domain-containing protein translates to MVWDDSPSHVCRGGDKRALAFCCPPVKPCPIIYALEDANLTPQDYIEIKEKFGEKTRLGQGEGTCFGSLVWCCKPSKPCPLRDMVLRRINMSSDEYMQLKKELSEELVGKHESTTEESVKALSETFNVPEEEASKVLSDCGNDVKTAVKLLRMKNLEP, encoded by the coding sequence ATGGTATGGGACGATTCACCATCACACGTATGCAGGGGAGGGGATAAAAGAGCCTTAGCGTTCTGCTGTCCGCCCGTAAAGCCCTGTCCAATTATCTATGCATTAGAGGATGCCAATCTCACACCTCAAGATTACATAGAGATAAAAGAAAAATTTGGAGAAAAAACCAGACTAGGCCAGGGTGAAGGAACATGTTTCGGATCGCTGGTATGGTGCTGCAAGCCATCAAAACCATGTCCTTTACGGGATATGGTGCTGCGCAGAATAAATATGAGCAGTGACGAATACATGCAGCTTAAAAAAGAGCTTTCAGAGGAACTTGTTGGAAAACATGAATCAACAACAGAAGAAAGTGTTAAGGCGCTCTCTGAAACATTTAACGTTCCGGAAGAAGAGGCTTCCAAAGTTCTTAGTGACTGTGGTAACGATGTGAAAACTGCGGTTAAATTACTTAGAATGAAAAATTTGGAGCCATAA